A portion of the Edaphobacter lichenicola genome contains these proteins:
- a CDS encoding TonB-dependent receptor has protein sequence MAVCLIAGSFSVLHAQSDTGRVTGTVADSLGAIIPGATVTLTNIDTGATQSRTTAGDGSFTFPALVRGHYRIESAASGFAGQKQEFELQVQQVDTVEFKLQAGATSTTIDVTDAAPIVDVSTSSTGEVIEGRQVVDLPLGQRNFLQLATLTPGVTRGAYGSDASGANGNVETLRYASGGGGALTVNGLRPQANNFLLDGVDNNESLVNTIVIFPSPDAVQEFRVTTAVAPAEFGRAGGAIVNTSIKSGTNQIHGTLFGYFRDQIFDASPNYFSPTATVPPFQRKQFGFAAGGPIIKDKLFIFGDYQALRQKQPQDQGFQTVPTALMRQGNFTELLGRATTTLPDAGLTGCNTVTTASGRTYSTLGTAAQAAFNGSPDNGAIFDPTTCAQFVSGGVANVIPTSRLNPAAVNYLNAFNSPNSTGVINNFFVIRHSITNYNDFNVRLDYHLSSKDTLFVRYSYGQDNNTVTSLFTNLPAGFASGNNVNHPRAVAGGYTRIFTPNLLNEFHFGYNRPEYGYINPQNGEPVSANLGIVNANRSPLLGGGALIGGSNTEIAYTGDGGAYQVPQKSYQFNDAVTYVHGPHTFKAGANIIRREVDFFQGNDSKGDFVIGGVNFPGTGRFTGYETSELLSGFTDYEIGVASSFFKTFNYETGYFAQDDWKVNRRLTLNLGVRYDLYTYPYEQNNNQANYDIASGQLLFAGVNGNSRSLIKTDKNNIAPRVGFACDVFGTGKTSLRGGYGIFYFLDRGGIGNQLSNNPGFNGIQQFTATSGYRLTFTGQGPLNNNNSTLATAPLPLPIFGAASVTPSVLSNSSLLAILPTNQNGSVQQYNLQVQQQLDHYTSFTIAYVGNKSDHLTTYFNANAPVLGTGQPTYANRGTITEGDAEGSGHYSGLQLSLNRTVGNNLFITTAYTWSHTLDDSNGAFNTGASTSGARFFITSTGPSFRLNYGNSDQDQRHALVSSVVYNLPFGHGQRFGANIPRLLDEVIGGWQTNALVTLDSGTPFDINTSGAVNAGIDNRADVLNFQHAARGLVGGTTIANRLTYFTGTFALPPTTVVGSNTVFTRAGNVARNQFYGPGFTSTDFGLFKDFGITERVKFQLRAQAYNIFNNPAFTNPDGQIHDGVANGDGTYTTGSNSNGFGTINGTRSQSQRQLELAARINF, from the coding sequence ATGGCAGTGTGTCTCATCGCGGGTTCCTTCTCGGTTCTGCATGCGCAATCGGACACCGGCCGCGTAACCGGCACGGTTGCAGACAGTTTAGGGGCGATTATTCCCGGAGCAACCGTTACCCTGACAAATATCGATACCGGCGCGACGCAGTCCCGAACAACAGCCGGCGATGGCAGTTTTACCTTTCCGGCACTCGTGCGTGGTCACTACCGCATCGAATCCGCTGCCAGCGGTTTTGCTGGCCAGAAGCAGGAGTTCGAGCTACAAGTCCAGCAGGTGGATACCGTTGAGTTCAAACTCCAAGCGGGAGCGACCTCCACGACGATCGATGTTACGGACGCGGCCCCGATCGTCGATGTCTCGACCTCTTCGACCGGCGAGGTCATCGAAGGCCGCCAGGTTGTGGACCTCCCCCTCGGCCAGCGCAACTTTCTCCAGTTGGCTACGCTGACCCCCGGCGTGACCCGCGGAGCCTATGGCTCCGACGCCTCCGGTGCTAACGGTAACGTCGAGACCCTGCGTTACGCGAGCGGCGGCGGCGGCGCCCTGACGGTCAACGGACTACGCCCGCAGGCGAACAATTTTCTGCTCGACGGCGTGGACAACAATGAGTCGCTCGTCAACACCATTGTCATCTTTCCTTCGCCCGACGCCGTGCAGGAGTTTCGCGTCACCACGGCGGTCGCGCCGGCTGAGTTCGGCCGCGCGGGAGGTGCCATCGTGAATACCTCGATCAAGTCCGGTACCAATCAGATTCACGGAACGCTCTTTGGTTACTTCCGCGATCAGATCTTCGATGCGAGCCCGAACTACTTCAGTCCGACTGCCACAGTTCCGCCCTTCCAGCGGAAACAGTTTGGCTTCGCCGCAGGCGGACCCATCATCAAGGATAAACTTTTCATCTTCGGCGACTACCAGGCTCTGCGACAGAAGCAACCGCAGGACCAGGGATTCCAGACGGTTCCGACAGCCCTGATGCGCCAGGGCAACTTTACAGAGCTGCTCGGCCGCGCCACAACCACCCTGCCCGATGCCGGCCTGACCGGATGCAACACGGTAACGACCGCGAGCGGGAGAACGTACAGCACGCTGGGCACAGCGGCGCAGGCCGCCTTCAACGGCAGCCCCGACAACGGCGCTATCTTCGACCCCACAACATGCGCGCAGTTTGTGTCGGGTGGAGTCGCCAATGTCATTCCCACCTCCAGGCTGAATCCTGCGGCCGTCAACTATCTCAATGCCTTCAACTCGCCCAACTCGACGGGTGTGATCAACAACTTCTTCGTAATACGTCACAGCATCACGAACTACAACGACTTCAACGTTCGCCTGGACTACCATCTCTCGTCCAAGGACACCTTGTTTGTCCGCTATAGCTACGGTCAGGACAACAACACGGTCACCAGCCTCTTCACCAATCTCCCTGCGGGCTTCGCCTCGGGCAACAACGTCAACCATCCTCGCGCGGTCGCGGGCGGATACACCCGCATCTTCACGCCAAACCTTCTCAACGAGTTCCACTTCGGTTACAACCGGCCTGAATATGGTTACATCAACCCGCAGAACGGCGAGCCGGTCTCGGCGAATCTCGGTATTGTGAATGCGAATCGCAGCCCTCTGCTGGGCGGCGGCGCGCTGATCGGTGGCAGCAACACCGAGATCGCCTACACCGGTGATGGTGGCGCGTACCAGGTTCCGCAGAAGAGTTACCAGTTCAACGATGCCGTGACATACGTCCACGGGCCGCATACCTTCAAGGCCGGCGCTAACATCATCCGCCGCGAGGTGGACTTCTTCCAGGGCAACGACTCGAAAGGCGACTTCGTCATCGGCGGCGTCAACTTCCCCGGAACGGGACGCTTCACCGGCTACGAGACCTCGGAGTTGCTCAGCGGCTTCACAGACTACGAGATCGGTGTCGCCAGCAGCTTCTTCAAAACATTCAACTACGAGACCGGCTACTTTGCACAGGATGACTGGAAGGTGAACCGTCGTCTGACGTTGAATCTCGGCGTCCGTTACGACCTTTATACCTATCCCTACGAGCAAAACAACAACCAGGCCAACTACGACATTGCGAGCGGCCAACTGTTGTTCGCCGGTGTCAACGGCAACTCGCGTTCCCTCATCAAGACGGACAAGAACAACATTGCTCCGCGCGTGGGATTCGCGTGCGACGTCTTTGGAACGGGCAAGACCTCGCTGCGCGGCGGATACGGAATCTTTTACTTCCTGGATCGCGGCGGTATCGGCAACCAACTCTCGAACAATCCTGGCTTCAACGGTATCCAGCAATTTACCGCTACGAGTGGATATCGGCTGACCTTCACCGGCCAGGGTCCGTTGAACAACAATAACAGCACATTGGCGACGGCCCCGCTGCCTCTGCCAATCTTCGGAGCGGCGTCTGTCACTCCCTCGGTGCTGTCGAACTCCAGCTTGCTTGCGATTCTGCCGACGAACCAGAACGGCTCCGTCCAGCAGTACAACCTCCAGGTGCAGCAGCAACTGGATCACTACACCTCGTTCACCATCGCCTACGTCGGCAACAAGAGCGATCACCTGACGACGTATTTCAACGCGAATGCGCCAGTTCTCGGCACAGGTCAGCCCACCTATGCGAATCGAGGGACGATCACCGAAGGCGATGCAGAGGGATCAGGTCACTACAGCGGTCTCCAGCTTTCGCTGAACCGCACCGTCGGCAATAATCTGTTTATCACAACCGCCTACACGTGGTCGCACACGCTGGACGACTCGAATGGAGCGTTCAACACAGGCGCATCGACGTCCGGGGCACGCTTCTTCATCACCTCGACAGGTCCGTCGTTCCGGCTCAACTACGGCAACTCGGATCAGGACCAGCGTCATGCCCTCGTCTCTTCGGTCGTCTACAACCTTCCCTTCGGCCACGGCCAGCGCTTTGGAGCCAACATCCCAAGGCTTCTGGACGAGGTGATCGGCGGCTGGCAGACCAATGCTCTGGTGACCCTCGACAGTGGTACCCCGTTCGACATCAATACGAGCGGAGCTGTCAACGCGGGCATCGACAACCGGGCCGATGTCCTTAACTTCCAGCATGCAGCTCGCGGCCTGGTCGGAGGGACGACGATCGCAAATCGTCTCACCTACTTCACGGGTACTTTTGCTCTGCCACCAACTACCGTTGTGGGATCCAATACGGTCTTCACACGCGCCGGCAACGTGGCACGCAATCAGTTCTACGGCCCTGGATTCACCTCGACGGACTTCGGTCTCTTCAAGGACTTCGGAATCACGGAGCGGGTGAAGTTCCAGCTCCGCGCTCAGGCCTATAACATCTTCAACAATCCTGCGTTCACCAACCCGGATGGCCAGATTCACGATGGCGTGGCGAATGGAGATGGGACCTACACCACCGGCTCAAACTCGAATGGGTTTGGCACCATCAACGGAACTCGCTCGCAGTCGCAACGGCAACTTGAACTGGCTGCACGCATCAACTTCTAA
- a CDS encoding alpha-amylase family glycosyl hydrolase yields MACSFTAQAQNTVKLLKIDPPNWWAAMPKPMLLVEGEHLDGAHFRLSDPSLHLERTTISPNGHWAELWLVSSPAKPETITIAVDGPNGKATSTYRFDERRPSRSGFAGFSSKDVMYLIMTDRFADGDPSNNGSNYDPAKPRAWHGGDLRGITQHLDYLQQLGITTVWITPVYQNHEAQSYHGYGATDMYSVDEHFGSLDDLKALSSELHQRGMKLVLDTVPNHVGPSHVWVNDSPEPDWFHGSKADHRLAQGDFKPLTDPHAPWLTQRDVTQGWFANVLPDLNQENATVAQYLTQNAMWWIEQAGLDGLRIDTFPYVSREFWRSYHRQIHALYPRLTTVGEVFNGDATITSAFAGGVTRNGVDTGLDTPFDFPTYFALRDVFLHGAAMTKLTDVLRLDALYPHPERLVPFLGNHDTARFMGEPGATSTKLKLAFAVLLTMRGMPQLYSGDEIAMPGGNDPDNRRDFPGGFPNNIGVNASGAFDSATRSAPQEEMHHWVAGLLDLRRSHPSLQSGEEQVLQADDTVLVYARGQELQSGCMQDGKHQRTLVAVNNGAHVQTIKLAITNTALENCHEAKLLLGTDPSAKFNDDSFLLTLQPNDVAVLDTE; encoded by the coding sequence ATGGCGTGCTCTTTTACGGCGCAGGCTCAGAACACCGTAAAGTTATTGAAGATCGACCCACCCAACTGGTGGGCTGCGATGCCGAAACCAATGCTGCTTGTTGAGGGAGAGCACCTCGATGGCGCGCATTTTCGGCTTAGCGATCCCTCGCTGCATTTGGAGCGAACGACCATCTCGCCGAACGGCCACTGGGCAGAGCTGTGGCTTGTTTCGTCTCCTGCCAAGCCCGAAACCATCACCATCGCCGTCGATGGACCGAACGGCAAAGCTACCTCGACGTATCGATTCGACGAGCGTCGTCCTAGCCGGAGTGGATTCGCCGGCTTCTCCTCCAAAGACGTGATGTACCTCATCATGACGGACCGTTTCGCCGACGGCGATCCTTCCAATAACGGCTCCAACTATGATCCAGCTAAGCCCCGCGCCTGGCACGGCGGTGACCTCCGCGGCATTACTCAGCATCTGGACTATCTGCAGCAGCTCGGCATCACGACGGTATGGATTACGCCGGTCTACCAGAATCACGAGGCGCAGAGCTATCACGGCTACGGCGCGACCGACATGTACTCTGTCGATGAGCACTTCGGTTCACTCGATGATTTGAAGGCACTCTCCTCCGAACTCCACCAGCGTGGCATGAAGCTGGTCCTCGACACGGTACCGAATCACGTCGGTCCCTCTCACGTCTGGGTCAACGATTCGCCAGAGCCAGACTGGTTTCACGGCAGCAAAGCAGATCATCGCCTGGCCCAGGGCGACTTCAAACCGTTGACTGATCCACACGCCCCGTGGCTGACCCAGCGCGATGTCACACAAGGATGGTTCGCGAACGTGCTTCCCGATCTGAATCAGGAGAACGCGACCGTAGCCCAATACCTGACCCAAAATGCGATGTGGTGGATCGAACAAGCTGGCCTTGACGGCCTTCGTATCGATACCTTTCCTTACGTGAGCCGCGAATTTTGGCGCAGCTATCATCGCCAAATTCATGCACTGTATCCCAGACTGACAACTGTGGGAGAAGTCTTTAACGGCGACGCCACCATCACCTCCGCGTTCGCAGGCGGCGTCACGCGCAACGGCGTAGATACAGGCCTCGACACGCCATTCGACTTTCCAACTTACTTTGCACTGCGTGATGTCTTTCTTCACGGCGCAGCGATGACAAAGCTGACTGACGTCCTTCGCCTCGACGCCCTCTACCCTCATCCCGAGCGCCTCGTTCCTTTCCTTGGCAATCACGACACGGCCCGTTTTATGGGCGAGCCAGGGGCGACATCGACCAAGCTCAAATTGGCATTTGCTGTCTTGCTCACCATGCGCGGAATGCCTCAACTCTACTCCGGCGACGAGATCGCGATGCCTGGCGGCAATGATCCTGACAATCGCCGCGACTTTCCAGGTGGATTCCCCAACAACATCGGAGTCAATGCTTCGGGTGCCTTCGACTCTGCTACCAGATCAGCCCCTCAAGAAGAGATGCATCATTGGGTCGCTGGCCTGCTTGACCTGCGGCGCTCCCATCCATCGTTGCAAAGCGGAGAAGAGCAGGTTCTGCAGGCCGATGACACTGTGCTCGTTTATGCTCGTGGGCAAGAGTTGCAGTCGGGCTGCATGCAAGATGGCAAACATCAGCGGACTTTGGTTGCTGTCAATAATGGCGCGCACGTTCAAACCATCAAGCTCGCCATAACCAACACGGCCCTCGAGAACTGTCACGAAGCCAAGCTCTTGTTGGGAACCGATCCCTCCGCCAAGTTCAATGACGATTCGTTTCTTCTCACTCTTCAACCAAACGACGTGGCAGTTTTAGACACGGAGTGA
- a CDS encoding DUF2911 domain-containing protein: protein MFLRSLATAACCTLLATATFAATSPEPQMDKSAGQALPSPAAVADVKLAGKAVKITYNSPSIRGRKIMGGLVPYGEVWRTGANPATTLITTANLKIGTLDVPAGTYTLYTLPSASQWLLIVNKQTGQWGTVYKQDMDLGRTPMQGKTLSAPQEKMSISFENTSGNTTQLHIKWETTDEYVTVKAE, encoded by the coding sequence ATGTTCCTTCGCTCCCTGGCAACCGCTGCCTGTTGTACCCTCCTGGCCACCGCAACCTTCGCCGCAACAAGTCCTGAGCCGCAGATGGATAAGTCCGCCGGACAGGCTCTACCCAGCCCAGCCGCAGTCGCCGATGTTAAGCTCGCCGGCAAGGCCGTCAAGATCACCTATAACTCCCCCTCCATACGTGGACGCAAAATTATGGGCGGCCTGGTCCCCTACGGCGAGGTCTGGCGCACCGGTGCGAACCCCGCTACCACACTCATCACCACCGCTAACCTCAAGATTGGCACCCTCGACGTCCCCGCCGGCACCTACACCCTCTACACACTGCCCAGCGCCAGCCAGTGGCTTCTCATCGTCAACAAGCAGACCGGCCAGTGGGGAACGGTCTACAAACAGGACATGGATCTAGGCCGCACACCCATGCAGGGCAAAACTCTCTCCGCACCGCAAGAGAAGATGTCCATCAGTTTTGAAAACACCAGTGGCAACACCACTCAACTGCACATCAAATGGGAGACGACGGACGAGTACGTGACCGTCAAAGCCGAGTAG
- the gcvPB gene encoding aminomethyl-transferring glycine dehydrogenase subunit GcvPB → MADEKFVGTPKKATTHTNQNEDLMFEKSSPGKKAYRLAELDVPAIDAVALLGSEVRTDLGVMPELSEIEIIRHFTRLSTWNYAIDLGMYPLGSCTMKYNPRVNETVARLEGIAEAHPYQPESLSQGCLTIIKMMKDVLVEITGMDATTLQPAAGAHGEFTGILMIRAYHESHGNARKKILIPDSAHGTNPATAAVCGYEVANLKSNAHGMVDLDELERMVDEDTAALMLTNPSTIGVFESDIKKIADILHAKGALLYMDGANMNALVGKARPGDFGVDVMHLNLHKTFSTPHGGGGPGSGPVACKKILEPFLPAPLVVTRPDGSLSMDYDRPQSVGRVRMFYGNFGMFVRALAYVLANGPDGLRQTTEDAVLNANYIRAKLEGTFELPYKTQSLHEVVFSDKLQAKNGVKTGDMGKRLIDYGFHAYTVSFPLVVQGAMMIEPTESESREELDLLIDALKQIAREAEENPELVQTAPHTTRLQRLDETTAARKPILRWKGPVAPHPVLVDTVEKEW, encoded by the coding sequence ATGGCTGACGAAAAGTTTGTAGGGACGCCGAAGAAGGCGACGACGCACACGAACCAGAACGAAGATTTGATGTTTGAGAAGTCTTCGCCTGGGAAGAAGGCTTATCGGTTGGCTGAGCTGGATGTACCTGCGATCGACGCGGTTGCGTTGCTCGGCTCCGAGGTGCGGACGGATCTGGGCGTGATGCCGGAGTTGAGCGAAATTGAGATCATCCGGCACTTTACGCGGCTTTCGACGTGGAACTATGCGATTGATCTCGGAATGTATCCGCTGGGAAGCTGCACGATGAAGTACAACCCGCGCGTGAATGAGACTGTGGCACGACTGGAAGGCATCGCCGAGGCTCATCCCTATCAGCCTGAGTCGCTATCGCAGGGCTGCCTGACAATCATCAAGATGATGAAGGATGTGCTGGTTGAGATTACCGGTATGGACGCGACCACGTTGCAGCCAGCGGCCGGTGCGCACGGGGAGTTCACGGGCATCCTGATGATTCGGGCGTATCACGAGTCCCACGGCAACGCGCGGAAGAAGATTCTGATCCCAGACTCCGCGCATGGGACCAATCCTGCAACGGCGGCAGTTTGCGGATATGAGGTTGCGAACCTGAAGTCGAATGCGCACGGGATGGTAGATCTCGATGAGCTTGAGCGAATGGTGGATGAGGATACGGCGGCGTTGATGCTGACCAATCCTTCGACCATTGGAGTGTTCGAGTCGGACATCAAGAAGATTGCGGATATTCTGCACGCGAAGGGCGCGCTTTTGTACATGGATGGCGCGAATATGAATGCGCTGGTTGGCAAGGCGCGGCCAGGCGATTTTGGCGTTGATGTCATGCACTTGAATCTGCATAAGACGTTCTCCACTCCGCATGGAGGCGGTGGTCCGGGATCGGGGCCGGTGGCTTGCAAGAAGATTCTTGAGCCGTTTTTACCAGCGCCGCTTGTCGTGACTCGTCCAGATGGTTCGCTGTCGATGGACTACGACCGACCACAGAGCGTTGGGCGCGTGCGGATGTTCTATGGGAACTTCGGCATGTTTGTGCGGGCGCTGGCTTACGTTTTGGCGAATGGTCCGGATGGGCTGCGACAGACGACGGAAGATGCGGTACTGAACGCGAACTACATTCGCGCGAAGCTTGAGGGGACGTTCGAGTTGCCGTACAAGACACAGTCGCTGCATGAGGTTGTGTTCTCGGACAAGCTGCAGGCAAAGAACGGCGTGAAGACGGGCGATATGGGCAAGCGCCTGATCGACTATGGCTTCCACGCCTACACGGTCTCGTTCCCGCTGGTGGTGCAGGGCGCGATGATGATCGAACCGACGGAGAGTGAGAGCCGTGAGGAGCTGGATCTTCTGATCGATGCGCTGAAGCAGATTGCGCGTGAGGCAGAGGAGAATCCTGAGCTGGTGCAGACGGCGCCGCACACGACACGGCTGCAGCGCCTCGATGAGACGACAGCGGCACGCAAGCCGATCCTGCGCTGGAAGGGTCCGGTTGCGCCGCATCCGGTGCTGGTTGATACGGTCGAGAAGGAGTGGTAG
- the gcvPA gene encoding aminomethyl-transferring glycine dehydrogenase subunit GcvPA, with protein sequence MRYLPKSPVDREEMLAEIGVASIDDLFSTIPQEFQLKRDLAIPRQHAESEILDRFREFAANNAVGYSSFLGAGVYRHYRPVIIDSLVQRGEFLTSYTPYQPEISQGTLQAMFEFQTMICELTGMEIANASMYDGSTGAAEAIMMAVRVTGRDGAVIARTVHPEYREVIATYAQHQEIPTTEVAYAENGRVDLAALDAAINENTACVLIQSPNFFGTVEDVEAIAEIAHAKGALLIVSIAEAVSLGIVKPPAEADIVSMEAQSYGVALSYGGPYCGVIACKEKFLRQMPGRLIGETKDKDGKRGFVLTMSTREQHIRREKATSNICTNQALVAMMTTIFLTVYGKQGMKELAEHNLAKAAYLKSVLGATGKVLFEGAPRFNEFVLQLPKSAEETNAALLGAKIIGGLSLAKWYPELGPNATLWCATELTTRKQMDAVAAELGA encoded by the coding sequence ATGCGCTATTTGCCGAAGTCCCCCGTAGATCGCGAGGAGATGCTTGCCGAAATCGGCGTGGCGTCGATCGACGATCTTTTTTCTACGATTCCTCAAGAATTTCAACTGAAGCGCGACCTCGCGATTCCACGGCAGCATGCGGAGTCGGAGATTCTGGATCGCTTCCGCGAGTTTGCTGCGAACAACGCGGTTGGTTATTCGAGCTTTCTCGGTGCGGGGGTGTATCGGCACTATCGCCCGGTGATCATCGACTCGCTGGTGCAGCGCGGTGAGTTTCTGACGAGCTATACGCCGTATCAGCCGGAGATCTCCCAGGGTACGCTGCAGGCGATGTTTGAGTTTCAGACGATGATCTGCGAGCTGACGGGGATGGAGATCGCGAACGCGTCGATGTATGACGGTTCGACCGGCGCGGCCGAGGCGATCATGATGGCGGTGCGTGTAACAGGTCGCGATGGCGCGGTAATTGCACGGACGGTGCACCCGGAGTATCGCGAGGTGATTGCGACGTATGCGCAGCACCAGGAGATTCCGACGACTGAAGTCGCGTACGCGGAGAATGGGCGCGTGGATCTAGCTGCGCTCGATGCAGCGATTAACGAGAACACGGCTTGCGTGCTGATTCAGTCCCCTAACTTCTTCGGCACGGTTGAGGATGTTGAGGCAATTGCCGAGATCGCTCATGCGAAGGGTGCGTTGCTGATTGTTTCGATTGCAGAGGCAGTGTCACTGGGGATTGTGAAGCCGCCCGCGGAAGCTGACATTGTGTCGATGGAGGCGCAGTCGTATGGCGTTGCTCTCAGCTACGGCGGCCCTTACTGCGGCGTCATTGCATGCAAAGAGAAGTTCTTGCGGCAGATGCCGGGGAGGCTGATCGGCGAGACGAAGGATAAGGACGGCAAGCGCGGGTTTGTGCTGACGATGTCGACGCGCGAACAGCATATTCGGCGCGAGAAGGCGACTTCGAATATCTGCACCAATCAGGCGCTGGTCGCGATGATGACGACGATCTTTCTTACTGTCTACGGAAAGCAGGGTATGAAGGAGTTGGCGGAGCACAATCTGGCCAAAGCAGCTTACCTGAAGAGCGTGCTGGGAGCGACTGGCAAGGTGCTGTTTGAAGGCGCTCCGCGGTTCAATGAGTTTGTGCTGCAGTTGCCGAAGAGTGCCGAGGAGACGAACGCTGCGCTGCTTGGGGCGAAGATCATCGGCGGCTTGTCGCTGGCGAAGTGGTATCCGGAGCTTGGGCCGAATGCAACCTTATGGTGTGCGACAGAGCTGACGACGCGCAAGCAGATGGATGCTGTCGCGGCGGAGCTTGGAGCCTAG
- the gcvH gene encoding glycine cleavage system protein GcvH: MAYPADYRYTKEHEWIKVDGNVGTIGITDYAQNSLGDIVFVDLPKVGDAVEASKSFGSVESVKAVSDLFAPVSGKVTAINEELKDAPEKINTDANTTWLLKVELTDVKQVDGLLTAADYEKFTSEETGH, encoded by the coding sequence ATGGCTTACCCTGCGGATTACCGCTATACGAAGGAACACGAGTGGATCAAGGTTGATGGCAACGTCGGCACGATTGGGATTACGGACTACGCGCAGAACTCGCTGGGCGATATTGTTTTCGTCGACCTGCCGAAGGTTGGCGATGCAGTGGAGGCGAGTAAGAGCTTCGGTTCGGTGGAGTCGGTGAAGGCCGTTTCAGATCTTTTTGCGCCTGTGTCGGGCAAGGTGACGGCCATCAATGAAGAGTTGAAGGACGCTCCGGAGAAGATCAACACGGATGCAAATACGACCTGGCTGCTGAAGGTCGAGCTTACGGATGTGAAGCAGGTCGATGGACTTTTGACCGCCGCAGACTACGAGAAATTTACCAGCGAAGAGACCGGACACTAA
- the gcvT gene encoding glycine cleavage system aminomethyltransferase GcvT — MAETTIELRKTALNAVHRAAKSKMVDFGGWDMPVDCCGLIAEHMAVRTAVGLFDVSHMGDIQLRGPGSLAAVQHLCMNDASKLAVGQAHYSAMLYPNGTFVDDVVVHKLSDNDYLIVINAGTREKDIQWVRKQIGHMPGVHVNDFSDYYTQLAIQGPRAAETLQKLTSTDLSTIKNYWFTWGQVCGLHNVMIARTGYTGEDGFEIYIPSDEPTSARVWGEVLAAGAEFGILACGLGARNTLRLEAGMALYGHEISDTINVFEAGLGRYAKLDKPEFVGRDALLEIQASGGPGRQLVGLEMIERGIGRDGYSVFSVDGRRLGEITSGSPSPFLKKNIAMAYVPVDSAALDTEVAVEIRGQMVKAKVVPLPFYKRPRKST; from the coding sequence ATGGCAGAGACGACAATCGAACTACGCAAGACAGCACTGAACGCGGTGCATAGGGCGGCTAAGTCCAAGATGGTCGACTTCGGCGGGTGGGATATGCCGGTCGATTGCTGCGGGCTGATTGCGGAGCATATGGCCGTCAGGACTGCTGTGGGCTTGTTCGATGTGTCGCATATGGGCGATATTCAGTTGCGCGGGCCGGGCTCGCTGGCCGCGGTGCAGCACCTTTGTATGAACGACGCTTCAAAGCTGGCCGTTGGGCAGGCACACTACTCGGCGATGCTGTATCCGAATGGCACGTTTGTCGATGACGTGGTCGTGCATAAGCTCTCCGACAACGACTACCTGATCGTCATCAACGCGGGGACTCGCGAAAAAGATATTCAGTGGGTGCGGAAGCAGATTGGTCACATGCCGGGGGTACATGTGAACGACTTCAGCGACTACTATACGCAGCTTGCGATTCAGGGACCAAGGGCCGCGGAGACGCTGCAGAAGCTGACTTCGACGGATCTGAGCACGATCAAGAACTACTGGTTTACGTGGGGCCAGGTGTGCGGTCTGCACAATGTGATGATCGCTCGGACGGGTTATACGGGCGAGGATGGGTTCGAGATTTATATTCCGTCCGACGAGCCGACCAGTGCGCGTGTGTGGGGTGAGGTGCTGGCGGCAGGCGCTGAGTTTGGGATTCTGGCATGCGGGCTGGGCGCGCGGAATACGCTGCGGCTCGAGGCCGGGATGGCGCTCTATGGGCATGAGATCTCGGACACGATCAATGTGTTTGAGGCTGGGCTGGGGCGGTATGCGAAGCTCGATAAGCCAGAGTTTGTCGGGCGAGATGCACTGCTGGAGATTCAGGCTAGTGGCGGGCCCGGGCGACAGCTGGTGGGCCTCGAGATGATTGAGCGTGGGATTGGGCGAGATGGTTATTCCGTGTTTTCGGTTGATGGAAGGCGGCTTGGCGAGATCACCAGCGGATCGCCTTCGCCGTTTCTGAAGAAGAATATTGCGATGGCTTATGTGCCTGTGGATTCAGCGGCGCTCGATACCGAGGTTGCTGTGGAGATTCGCGGTCAGATGGTGAAGGCAAAGGTCGTGCCACTTCCCTTCTACAAAAGGCCGAGGAAATCAACCTAG